The Cutaneotrichosporon cavernicola HIS019 DNA, chromosome: 3 region ttgggGTCGACCAGGAGGCCAGGAGTCCCAGTGCGCGGAGTTGCGGCAGGCGGCGTCTTGTCATAAATCGTCTGGTGGCGGAGCTTGCGGCCGTCGCAGGGGTCGACATCGCTCATGTGTTCGTGCTTGGCGACGTGCAGTGCCTCACGGATGGTGACCCAGTCGTGCTCAATCACATGGCGGCGCAGCATGCCCCACCCAGACGTCGAGATCGATGAAATCGACGACTCGACCTGCTCAGTCTTAACAGCCGTGGCAGCTTCCACAATGTTCTTGAAGCTCGGGTGCATTGGAGATGTGCCCGGCGAGTCCACGAATTGACCCAAGTCGTACTTGGCCTTGGAAGGCGAGCTCGCAATAGACTGAGAAGGCGAGCACTGTAACGTCCTATGCCGCTTTAACAAGTTCGACGTCCGGGAGCAGATGTGATCGAGGTGGTCCTGGTGAGCTTCTGCGGCGGGCTGCGTCATTCTAAAGATGAAGGAcgagccgaggaggaacgaGCGGATGATGGAACTCATGCTCTGGCCCACCTCATGGTCGACTATCATGTGGCGGTCCTTCAGCGCCTCGAAGCCGTCGAAGCCTTTCGCCATGTAGTCTCGCGTGATCTGGGTGTTAGAGAGGTCACTGGAGCGCTTTCAGCCCGTCTCCCGCTCACGACGTAATATGTACGGCCGCCCTCCACGTtcttgacctcctcgccgagcttaACCCTGGCCTGCTTGATCTCGATGCGCGTACCGTCGGGCTGTTCCATGTAGAGAACCTCGGCGCTAGGGTCGTATTCGTCATCATTGTGCTCAGTCTCCTGTACAGTGAGGTGGATGCTGTCGATGCGCTGCCCAGGAGGCTTGCGGTGGTCCCACTCCACTGCGAGTCCAGCCACGATGGGGAAACGGCTGTGGTCAGCTATCCAACTCAAGGGGCCACGTACCCTTCTTGGGCAGGCCACTTGGACAAGGCGCTCTCCAGAGTGTCCCAGATCCCTTTGCCATCAATCTCGAGGCACACAACCGGGTCATCGAATGCAAAGATCTCTGTATGTCAGCCGAATTCGTTGGCACACAACCTCACCAAGGATGTCACCCAGCGTGATGATACCTGGGCCGTACTGCGAGTCGCCTCGCAGTGTCCCACCACAGATGATGACCGCGTCCGCGCCCTCAGTGAGGGTCTTACCCCCTTCACCATCTGCGCCATCCTTCTCGAATCTGACGCGCGCGTTCTTCTCCACCAGGCTCTCGTCGTACGCATGCAGCAACACGTCCGCAGCCCAATTACCGAGCGCGCACTCCTGCGTGCGTACGATTTCGGAGCGCGCGTCGAACGGCGTGATAGTGTAACACACAGGCTGGTGGAGAGTCTTTGTAACAGAATCGAGCAGGTTCTTcacgagcttgtcgagcttTGGCGACGTaggggaggcgggggtgACGTAGTGATGCTTCCCGGTCAAGGAAGTGATGACGCGTCGGCGGACCGCGTTCTCGTTGGGTGGGGATAGCTCGAGCGTCGCCTCACTCAAGTCGCGGAAGTCCGTGCCACTCTTGATGAGGCTTGGCGTCAGTCTGCTCGTCTGGAGCGACTCACCGGACACCGTCATCGTCACGCGTCCCCGGCCTGTCCCGGAGCCCGACATAACCCTCCCACGAGTCGGCACCCTTGCCaatctgctgtcagctgagGGTAATTTCGTCTATCTACGAACGTAGTATATCTGGAGTTAGCTTGACGATGGCGGATCCATAGCTAACGTACGTGATCATGCCCGCCAATGATGAGGTCAACACCCTGTTCGTTCTGGGTGTCGCGGTCCTTGACGGCGCCAAGGTCCTTGGCAAGCTGGATATCATTGGGCACGCGTGAGTGAGTGAGCGCGATGATAATGTCGACGCGGTGCGGTCCGTTCGGGTCACGCAGCTCCCTGGACAGttcgaggccgacctcctTCATGGGCCGGTAGGCAAAGTTGTTGGGCCACGATGGGATGGTCGCGATCCAGTCCCTGCTGTTAGGGCCTGGGCGTGGAGTTGGGGGGTACACTcactcctcgacgaggccgacaagACCGATGCGGACGCCACACCGCTCCGTCACGTAGAAGCGGTGGAGCGGGACCGGTGTCGTGCCAGTAAGCGTATCCACGACATTGCTGAGCAGCCAGGGAAAGTTGGTGTCGCCCACAAGCTTGGTCATGTGCGGGTATCCAAAGTCGAAGTCGTGGTTGCCTGGGTCAGGAGtgcggggaaggtgactCACCAATGCAAGCAGCATCAAGTTTGAGTGCGTTGAGGATGGGAACCTGGCGTTAGTGGCAGTCGACCTGGTCAAGATCAAAGACTCATTCAGAGGTCCCATTGCGCGTTCACAGGGCGCAGAGTGGACCCGAATAGGACGCACCATATGACTTCCGCGTGTCACGCTGCTCTCGACCGAGGGGCTAAACACGTCCCCCGCGAAaaggacgaggccgtccTGTGTTCCATTCTCCTGCGTTTTCCACTCCTGTCTGATTGTGTTGATGAGCTGGCCGAACTGGCCTACGCCGATCTCGGCGTCAGGCTTCacatcctcctctggcGACCCCGGCTGGGGCACGAAGCGCTGCGAGACGCGGTACACGTCGTTGAACGCGAGCAATGGGAGGTTGACGGACATGCAGTTGGATGGGTACGAAaggaagaggggggagggggaggggcgttaggaagaagaagagcaagatgaagagagagagagagagagagagagagagagagagagaggaacCCAAGTTCCAACAAATCCAAACAAGGTTGCGCGCAGTTCAGATGTCATTGATCGTCGCAACTGGCTCGTCATTGTTAATTAATGGTTAAAGCAcgtggaggtggaggcggggctcctcctcgttgtTGACTTTGGATGTCACCTGGATCCGATAATACATGCATGTCCTGTTCTCTCTATCTATACGACTGTCAAGTTGAGCCGGATGCCCATACACGCCATCTCCGCACACAGGTACCGGAAGAcgtctgatgtcagctccaATCCCCCCAGCAAAAAGTGACTTACACGGCACCGCAACTACGTCCATCTTGCTGTTACCGCCAACGGCCTTGGCCGCTATGCCGACGCTCGAGGGCTGCAtcgcgccgtcgagggccCCAGGCTGCTCGTGCCGCTCACAGATCCGGCAGTACTCGGCACGGCGCCCGTCGTTGGGTCCGACCGTGTCGTCGAACCCGAGCGAGATGAGAGACCCGCACGAGCGGCACACCCATGCTGTCGAGTAGTCGGAGCAGTTCATCAGGCGGtcctggaggaggaacgaTGTACCGTGCGCGATGAGAGCATCACGCTCCATCTCACCGAAACGGATACCACCGGCGCGCTTACGACCCTTGACGGGCTGACGGGTGAGGCTGTCGACAGGACCTGTGGCACGGGCCTGGAACTTGTCGTTGACCATGTGACGCAGACGCTGGTACGCGCACACGCCGATGTAGATGTCGGCGcggagctcctcgcccgtgATGCCCGAGTACATCGGCTCGTTGCCGTGGTAATTGTAGCCTgccttgaggagctgctcGCCAAAGTACTCCACGGgcctgtcgtcgtccgagaACTTGAATGGAGTGCCGTCCTGTGCCATGCCGTGCAGCGCACCACTCTTGCCGGCCAGGAACTCGACCAACATTCCGATTGTCATACGCGACGGGAACGCGTGCGggttgatgatgacgtCGGGCTGCATCCCGCTCTCGCTGAATGGCATGTCGATCATGGGGAACCTTTGCGAGCAAACACCCTTCTGGCCGTGACGCGACGAGAACTTGTCGCCGATAAGAGGGGAACGCGGAATGCGCAGCGTGATCTGGATCTTCTGCAGCTCCgagtcgccgaggtcggaCCCAAGCACGCGCACAGTCTCGACGTACGCCGTCTCGTCACCCTTGTACTTGTGGACCTTGGTCTTGCCCGAGATGTCGTCCATGTACGCGGCCAATGGGTCGCCCGCCTTGACCTGCGTCCCGACAATCGGAAGGCCATCGTTGTCGATAAAGTTGCGCCATGGCGAGTTGTCCTTGACGTCCCGCCCGAAGCCAAAGTGCAGCGTCGGCGCAGCGGTGCGTGACCTTGCCATGTCCTTGAGGTCAAAGATGTCCGACTTGTACACAGTGCCGTAACCAAAGCCGCGCTCGTGCGCGGACTTGTTGAGAATCATCGCGTCCTCCATGTCGTAACCAGTGTACGAGATGACTGCGACGATGGCGTTCGTAGAGTTGGGGAACTGGTCGAAGCCGTAGTCGTTCCACAGCTTTGGGCGGACAATGGGCGTCTGGCCGCTCTGCAGACGATACATCTTGTTGTCTGTGCGGCGCGAGTGGGCGGTGGACGGGGTACCCATCGACTGCTTGCCCATCTGGCACTGGTACATGTTACGCGGAGACTGGTTGAAGTCGGAGAAGGGGGTCATGTTGGCAACAACGGAGAGCATCGACGTggggtcgagctcgacatgcGTGCTGACGTTcttctcaatctcctcgggcGTGATGGCAATGTCCATGTACACCTGCTCGAACGTGCCGACGTGGTCGAGCTTGCTGTTGGGCAGGTACGTGACAGGGCGCATCatgcgcgagcgcgagccgAAAAGGTACAAGCCGGGGTACTGGCCGGCCGAAGTGACAGGGACATGGCCGATTTCGAGGTCAAGCGgcacgcgcgcgtcgccctcTGTCTTGAGACGGCGGAGCATGAGAGCCAGCTTGGCGACAACAGGTGGCGTGGCCCAGCCGATGACACGGCCGTCGAGCTGCACAGTAACGTAGCGCTTGCCGTCAATGTTGCTCGCAAAGACCTGCGACATGCCGTGCTCGGAAAGGAGGCGAGCGATTTGGGTCGTGTCAAGCGTCTTGGTGACGATCTGGCACGTGTGCGAAAGGTGGTTGAGCAGGCCACAAGGCGAACCGTCTGGAGTGTGGACGGGGCACAGGAAGCCCCACGACTCTGGCAAGAGCTTGCGGACCGACGTcgtcttgagctcggcgaaGAACGCACCACGGTGAATACACCGGAAGTGGGAGAGGTAGCGGTAAAAGTTGAGCTTCTCGGCCACAATGGTGAAACCACTCGTCTGCTgaaggtcgaggccagTCGGCGAGACGAGGTTAccggtggcgaggaagtATGAGAGCTTTGCGCCCACATCAAAGTTGACCTTGGAGAGCACGCTGGGGAAGTACTTTGCGCTCGTAAAGTCCTTTACGCGGTTCATCCGGATGTCCTGGAGGATCTGCTGgcggacgccgaggagcgacTCCTCAAAGCGCTCTTTGATGATCATCGAGTAGAGGAAACcagggaggaggacctcgtGGAGCTGCGGCGAGTCCGGGTTGTCCGGGCAAGACGAACCAGCGACCATCGAGTAGAGCTTGCGGAGCATGAAGAGGAGCATGCGGAACTTCTCGCGGGGGTTCGGGAGGTGGACGAGCACAACCTTCTTGAGCAGGAAGCTGCCGACCTGGACGTTGCTCCAGTCCTCTGGGCAGTTCATGACGACACGGAACTTGTCACCGAGGTACTCGAGGCACTGAGTGCCGGTGTGTAAACCCCACGCCTTCTGGccacggaggaggagctcgacacgGTCCGTGAGGAAAGTGTTGTCGGACTCGCCCTGGACGAGGCCCTCAAAGATCTCAAGGTCGctcgcgtcgacgagcgccttAAGAATGAGCACGAGGGGAATCATGTACTCGACCTTGCGCCAAGCAAAACGCAGGGTCGCACCACCCGAGGAGAGGTAGTGGATCGTGTTGGTGCAGGCTGACTGGTCGGGACGAACGCAGCGGATCTGGCAACCGTAACGCGAGTACCCGACACCACGCTTGGCAAAGGACGgacgctcgaggttgatggGGAAGtggcggcgggggaggatgagatAGCGGACGAGCTTTTCGTTACCGTTGACGATAAAGTACCCGCCCCAGGACGAGCTCTCTTCCCCGCGCcgcacgagctcggcgctAGATGCGCCACGGAGGTTGCAGCGCTGCGACTTTACCATGACGGGAAGCAGGCCGCACTCGCGAATCtcgtcgtactcgcgcGTGGTCCCCTCCTCGGTAGTCACCTTCCACTTGATGGTGACAGTCAGGCGGGAGCGGTAGGTGGTGAGGCGCTCACGTGCTTCGGAAGGGTAGATGCGACGCTCAAtggcgagcttgtcgcGGTCAGATACCATGGGCTTGCTCATCGCAACCTGCGATATCCGGTCTGCCATCAGCGCCGCTGGGGGCAATACGCAATACGCACAGGTGATCTTGTTGCCAAAGGGCATTCGGTCCGTCGGTTTGCCGTCAAACACCACTTTCTCGCCAAGGTCCTGCACACCAAGCTGGAGGAGTCCCGCCGCTCCGTCGTCACCGCCCTCGGTGAGTGCGTCAAAGCTCTCAATGTGAGggcggacgagctcctcgagcttctGGAAGTCGGGCCCATTGACGTTTGGGTGTCGGTTCTGACGCTCGCGGGTGAGGGTCCCGAACGTCGACTTGTCGGGAAACTTTGACGATGTCGCCTTTGAAGGCGACAGGGGGTCGAAGGCCGCGACCATTGCTGATGTGTTGAATGAGGTAGAGAGCGCGACGCAAGACACTAACGGCTCCAGCCGGCCGTCATCCATCGCCATCAAGATTTCAAGCAGCAGCCAGAGACCAACAATTTTGCCTCCGCCCGTTCCTGACCTCCACCAAAGCGGATTAGGAAATCCAATTAAAGGAGCGTGAATGAGGGTTTCTAATGCTCAGGGTATCCACAAGTGCCCAGCCCAGCTGGGATGGCATTACAGCTAAACATGGCTTAACCTAATGATCCTAATCCGCTTGATGATGAGATTTGCTTCCACCTATTTGAGAGACAAGGACAGGAAGGGTGTGCACAGATCATTGTTGAATGCTATACTGTAGAAATGTGATTGTAAGCACGTTCCTTGTCTACATCATTGTTCAAACGTCCCAACCACCCACTTGTCACATCGTTAACGCTACGACCTCGTCTTATATCTAACACTACAATGTCATTGCTCACATCTTCCCCAAATGCTCCACAACTCTCAAAACACATCTCACACCATGCTCGCAGATGACGACGAAATTTACAACTACCTGACAAAGTGTCGACAGCTCCTCATGTTCGCCCTCACTGAGGAGGAACACTCGGATCTTCGCGAGGTCATGTTCCCCGCCCTGGCAGGTTGTGTCAAGCCTCGACCAGACAAGCTCCGTCAGCTCATGCACCTCTACCACAACattgtcctcgaggtctGCGACTGGATGGTCTACTCCAAGGGCTACCCCCACATCCTCATCGAAAGCTACTACTCGTTCGACGCGTTCCTTCAGCGCGTTGACGCGGCCATCATCGACGAGTGCCACGGTGTCGAGCGCATCTGGTCACGACGTGGGTCAAAGACCACGTCACTTGCCACCGTATgccccctcctcccgatTGTTAATTGTGCTGATTATCAGGTGCGCGAAGCTCGCGAAGCACCGAGCGAGCACAGCATGGCAAGCACGCCCACCGCCAAGGAAACGATTCCGCTTCCCAAGGGCCTAGTGAACCTCAACACTCCGCCCCTCACTTCCCCTGAGAGCGAGAAGCCCGCGTCGATTCCTGAGACCACTCCACTTGCCCTAATCCCAGAGCCCGAGCCAAAGCCTCTAGTAGCCAACATCATCAACCAGGTCCTGCCTAGTCCCACGACGCCAAGCACCCCGCCCAAGCTCAGCCAAGAGCTTCCCCCCGTCCCGCCTGCTTTGCAGATGTCCAtgttcgacgacgagccgtCAATCTCTATCCCCACACTCTCTCGCCCCCGTTCGTTGTCCATGGCTGACCCCGTGTCGATCATGGTcacgccctcgagcgcaaCCCCCTCGTTTGCATCTAACAAGACTCCGAAATCCTCGCCCATCGTCGGCGAATTCAAGCACCACGACAAGCTTACTCCTTCATTTCCCCCTCCCGCATTCATCTCCCGCCGCTCAGAGGCAAAGCCTGAGCGCCCCGACCTCCGTCACGAGGCACGGTCCGAAGCTAAgcccgagcgcgccgagcccgagccaCACTCGGtatcctcctccgtctcttcctcttccatCAGCTCGCCCCGCCTCCGTCCCATGTCATCGTCAGGCAGTCTCTCCCACCACTGGTGGCAACTCACCAACCGCTCCCGCCGAGCCTCTGCTCCCGTCATGTGAAGCCGCTTCCTCGCTGCGATTGTCAAGCCCTGGAAATGGCCGCTGCTGGAGCAGGGAATCCGCTACGGTCACACCGGGTCCGCTCACGCCCCGCAGCCTCATGGCGTGGAGACGCAAGAGGAGTCGGCGGATACTGTTTGCTGTAGTTCTGTTTCTTGTCATGTTGCTTAGCCTCTCGCGATGATAAAAATTGTATCTAGATTGTGGAATATTGGCTTGGCTGGTTTCTTGTAACCCCTGTGTTCTGGTCGGCGGATGCGGCGGGGTGTGTTCGAGTCGACGCCAACGAGTGGGTAAAAGGAGACAATCGCCCCAAAGTACTCTATGAATTGGCAGCCAATGGCCAGGCGCGGAAGCATACTCCCGTTAGACACAAGTTGACATCACATTCACAACATGAGACAGAGCAAACTCCTACTCTCTCATATTTTACACCCATCCGCATCCTCATAATGGATCTAGTTGGTCCATCCGCTTCTTCAAGTGAGCAGCTTGTTCGAGGTGGTGCTGACGATATAGATCAGCCGCACAAAAGCATTCGTCGCGGAGACGAGGCCCAATACTTGCCCGAAACAGGCCCCTCTTGTTGGTCCCAGTCGCCGACTCTGTGGAGCTAACTCTAGTCCATCTCCTTAGAGAAGCGTTAATGAACTCGCCTACCCCGCCAAGGGAAATTCCGACacttcctcgcccgcgcGTCCGCCAAACCGACGAGGAACGCAAAGCCAAACGCCGTGTTCCCGAGGacaagcgccgccgcgtcgaggtctCCTGCGACCGCTGCAAGCTCCGCAAGACAAAGTGCATCCGTGAAGCTACTGAGGCCACATGCAAGGAATGCGCAAAGGCCGGCCAGGCCTGCGTCTCCAGCCTTCCCCGGAAGCGGCGCATCTACGCAACTGAAGAGCAGCTCACTGGGCGGTTTCGAGCACTGGACGCCATCGTGCGCCACCTCTTCGCCGGTCGCGATCTAgactcggacgaggcggttgaGGCGCTCGCTGAGGAACTTGGAGCTGGACGTGCAGACGTGGGCAGTGCGATTAGCGACGCGCCTGTCAATCAGCGCCTGGCAAATCTAACCGTGCCCGAGGGCCGTCTGATGCCAGCGCCGACTGGCCCCATGTATCTCGGTGCAGCGAGTACGATCCTCTTCGCTTCGCAGGTGCGGGACTTGCTAAAGAAGAGCCAActcgacaagctcacgctgttcgacgaggcggagctGAGGCGCTTCATGCAGGCGGCTGATTTTGCGTCGTTCGGCGCTTCCAGCTCCCACACCGGTCTCCATGAGGCGAATGACACGGCGATCCAGCCAAAGTCTATCTTTCACTCCGACGTTCTGGTTGCCACTCTTCCTGCACGAGAGTTGTGTGACGACCTCCTTCGCGGATTCTTCGGGCGTGTCCACCCGTCATTCTCTATCTTCTACATCGCCTCTTTCCAGGAGCTGTACGGAGCTGTTTGGGCCCGCGACCGGCAAGAGCTCGACCCCGGATGGGTGTGTGCCCTGTTAATGGTACTTGTTTTGGGGGCACAAGCGCTCGAGTCGGAAAGGGGCAGCTCGCCTCTCACTCCAGCGGTGCACGCAAGGTACCTCAACATCGTGATGGCCAATCTTGGCCGCCTGGTCACAACCGCATCCCTCGCTAGCGTCCAGGCACTTATGCTTGTGTCGCTGTACCAA contains the following coding sequences:
- a CDS encoding uncharacterized protein (5'-nucleotidase, C-terminal domain), encoding MSVNLPLLAFNDVYRVSQRFVPQPGSPEEDVKPDAEIGVGQFGQLINTIRQEWKTQENGTQDGLVLFAGDVFSPSVESSVTRGSHMVPILNALKLDAACIGNHDFDFGYPHMTKLVGDTNFPWLLSNVVDTLTGTTPVPLHRFYVTERCGVRIGLVGLVEEDWIATIPSWPNNFAYRPMKEVGLELSRELRDPNGPHRVDIIIALTHSRVPNDIQLAKDLGAVKDRDTQNEQGVDLIIGGHDHIYYIGKGADSWEGYVGLRDRPGTRDDDGVRLIKSGTDFRDLSEATLELSPPNENAVRRRVITSLTGKHHYVTPASPTSPKLDKLVKNLLDSVTKTLHQPVCYTITPFDARSEIVRTQECALGNWAADVLLHAYDESLVEKNARVRFEKDGADGEGGKTLTEGADAVIICGGTLRGDSQYGPGIITLGDILEIFAFDDPVVCLEIDGKGIWDTLESALSKWPAQEGRFPIVAGLAVEWDHRKPPGQRIDSIHLTVQETEHNDDEYDPSAEVLYMEQPDGTRIEIKQARVKLGEEVKNVEGGRTYYVITRDYMAKGFDGFEALKDRHMIVDHEVGQSMSSIIRSFLLGSSFIFRMTQPAAEAHQDHLDHICSRTSNLLKRHRTLQCSPSQSIASSPSKAKYDLGQFVDSPGTSPMHPSFKNIVEAATAVKTEQVESSISSISTSGWGMLRRHVIEHDWVTIREALHVAKHEHMSDVDPCDGRKLRHQTIYDKTPPAATPRTGTPGLLVDPKRKAELKDLAPDVAIVAPQVDGRMRDIASDDGEQES
- the RPA135 gene encoding uncharacterized protein (DNA-dependent RNA polymerase catalyzes the transcription of DNA into RNA using the four ribonucleoside triphosphates as substrates); the protein is MVAAFDPLSPSKATSSKFPDKSTFGTLTRERQNRHPNVNGPDFQKLEELVRPHIESFDALTEGGDDGAAGLLQLGVQDLGEKVVFDGKPTDRMPFGNKITYRISQVAMSKPMVSDRDKLAIERRIYPSEARERLTTYRSRLTVTIKWKVTTEEGTTREYDEIRECGLLPVMVKSQRCNLRGASSAELVRRGEESSSWGGYFIVNGNEKLVRYLILPRRHFPINLERPSFAKRGVGYSRYGCQIRCVRPDQSACTNTIHYLSSGGATLRFAWRKVEYMIPLVLILKALVDASDLEIFEGLVQGESDNTFLTDRVELLLRGQKAWGLHTGTQCLEYLGDKFRVVMNCPEDWSNVQVGSFLLKKVVLVHLPNPREKFRMLLFMLRKLYSMVAGSSCPDNPDSPQLHEVLLPGFLYSMIIKERFEESLLGVRQQILQDIRMNRVKDFTSAKYFPSVLSKVNFDVGAKLSYFLATGNLVSPTGLDLQQTSGFTIVAEKLNFYRYLSHFRCIHRGAFFAELKTTSVRKLLPESWGFLCPVHTPDGSPCGLLNHLSHTCQIVTKTLDTTQIARLLSEHGMSQVFASNIDGKRYVTVQLDGRVIGWATPPVVAKLALMLRRLKTEGDARVPLDLEIGHVPVTSAGQYPGLYLFGSRSRMMRPVTYLPNSKLDHVGTFEQVYMDIAITPEEIEKNVSTHVELDPTSMLSVVANMTPFSDFNQSPRNMYQCQMGKQSMGTPSTAHSRRTDNKMYRLQSGQTPIVRPKLWNDYGFDQFPNSTNAIVAVISYTGYDMEDAMILNKSAHERGFGYGTVYKSDIFDLKDMARSRTAAPTLHFGFGRDVKDNSPWRNFIDNDGLPIVGTQVKAGDPLAAYMDDISGKTKVHKYKGDETAYVETVRVLGSDLGDSELQKIQITLRIPRSPLIGDKFSSRHGQKGVCSQRFPMIDMPFSESGMQPDVIINPHAFPSRMTIGMLVEFLAGKSGALHGMAQDGTPFKFSDDDRPVEYFGEQLLKAGYNYHGNEPMYSGITGEELRADIYIGVCAYQRLRHMVNDKFQARATGPVDSLTRQPVKGRKRAGGIRFGEMERDALIAHGTSFLLQDRLMNCSDYSTAWVCRSCGSLISLGFDDTVGPNDGRRAEYCRICERHEQPGALDGAMQPSSVGIAAKAVGGNSKMDVVAVPYVFRYLCAEMACMGIRLNLTVV